One segment of Candidatus Atribacteria bacterium ADurb.Bin276 DNA contains the following:
- a CDS encoding Yqey-like protein has protein sequence MIKERLVEEMKKAMKEKDFTRLDTIRLVLAEIKNEEIEKREPLNEDELARVLKRGVKKLEDSIGYFEKGNRPELIQKAKLEMSILQEFMPSQLTIEEIEALVDEVLTNWSEKKSFGLIMKEVMTRVANRADGSQISAIVKQKLNEG, from the coding sequence ATGATCAAAGAACGGCTGGTTGAAGAAATGAAAAAAGCAATGAAAGAAAAAGACTTCACCCGGCTTGATACGATTCGTCTGGTTTTAGCCGAAATAAAAAATGAAGAAATCGAAAAACGTGAGCCTTTAAATGAGGATGAGTTGGCTCGGGTGCTTAAAAGAGGTGTAAAAAAGTTGGAGGATTCTATTGGGTATTTTGAAAAAGGGAACCGCCCGGAACTCATTCAAAAAGCCAAGTTGGAAATGTCTATCCTCCAAGAATTTATGCCATCTCAACTGACCATTGAGGAGATTGAAGCTTTGGTTGATGAAGTATTAACGAATTGGTCGGAAAAGAAATCCTTTGGCTTAATTATGAAAGAGGTTATGACTAGGGTAGCCAATCGAGCAGATGGTTCTCAGATATCGGCTATAGTTAAACAAAAGTTGAATGAGGGATGA
- the rpsU gene encoding 30S ribosomal protein S21, with protein sequence MTEIKVSQNESIDEALRRFKRKCQRNGIISEIKKREHYEKPSEKKRKKAQAAARRKKRR encoded by the coding sequence GTGACAGAAATAAAAGTAAGCCAGAACGAAAGCATTGATGAAGCATTAAGACGTTTTAAAAGAAAATGTCAAAGAAATGGGATAATTTCTGAGATAAAAAAACGAGAGCATTATGAGAAGCCCAGTGAAAAGAAAAGAAAAAAGGCTCAAGCTGCAGCTCGGAGGAAAAAAAGAAGATGA